The proteins below are encoded in one region of Syntrophotalea carbinolica DSM 2380:
- a CDS encoding F0F1 ATP synthase subunit epsilon yields the protein MAQKLKLEMVTPAAQVLSEEVDEIAAPGSLGQFGVLPGHTPLLTTLQVGEFSYRKGSDVYYLAVNWGYVEVAEDRVLVLVETAETQDHIDLARAKAALGRAEARLRELTPADKEYHNMQAALQRAMVRIQVAGRGGRG from the coding sequence ATGGCGCAGAAACTGAAACTGGAGATGGTGACGCCCGCCGCCCAGGTGCTCAGCGAGGAGGTCGACGAGATCGCCGCCCCGGGCAGCCTGGGGCAGTTCGGCGTGCTGCCGGGACATACGCCTTTGCTGACCACCCTGCAGGTGGGGGAATTCAGCTACCGCAAGGGCAGCGATGTCTATTACCTGGCGGTGAACTGGGGGTATGTGGAAGTGGCCGAGGACCGGGTGCTGGTGCTGGTGGAAACCGCCGAAACCCAGGACCATATCGACCTGGCACGGGCCAAAGCGGCCCTGGGACGGGCCGAGGCGCGATTGCGGGAGCTGACCCCGGCGGACAAGGAATACCACAACATGCAGGCGGCCCTGCAGCGCGCCATGGTGCGGATTCAGGTGGCC
- the atpD gene encoding F0F1 ATP synthase subunit beta, which produces MSNGKITQVIGPVIDVEFEAGELPEIYYALKVSNPSLGDEPWNLVAEVAQHLGENTVRAIAMDSTDGLVRGQEVLNTGRQISVPVGRGTLGRILNVIGEPVDEQGPVETDTTWEIHRPTPEFVDQSTKVEAFETGIKVVDLLAPYARGGKIGLFGGAGVGKTVLIMELIHNIAKKHGGFSVFAGVGERTREGNDLWNEMKESNVLDKTALVYGQMNEPPGARARVALSALTVAEYFRDQENQDVLLFVDNIFRFTQAGSEVSALLGRIPSAVGYQPTLSTEMGELQERITTTKHGSITSVQAIYVPADDLTDPAPATTFAHLDATTVLSRQIAELGIYPAVDPLDSSSRILDPQVLGEEHYQVARDVQYVLQRYKDLQDIIAILGMDELSEEDKQTVSRARKIQRFLSQPFHVAEIFTGTPGKYVELSETIRGFKEIVEGKHDSVPEQAFYMAGGIDEVLENAAKMAS; this is translated from the coding sequence ATGAGCAACGGCAAAATCACCCAGGTTATCGGCCCGGTCATCGATGTCGAATTCGAAGCCGGGGAGCTTCCCGAGATCTATTACGCCCTCAAGGTCAGCAATCCCAGCCTCGGCGACGAGCCCTGGAACCTGGTGGCCGAGGTCGCCCAGCATTTGGGGGAAAACACCGTGCGCGCCATCGCCATGGATTCCACCGACGGTCTGGTGCGCGGCCAGGAAGTGCTCAACACCGGCCGCCAGATCAGCGTGCCGGTCGGGCGCGGCACCCTGGGGCGCATCCTCAACGTTATCGGCGAACCGGTGGACGAACAGGGGCCGGTGGAGACCGACACCACCTGGGAGATCCACCGTCCCACCCCCGAATTCGTCGACCAGTCGACCAAGGTCGAAGCGTTTGAAACCGGTATCAAGGTCGTCGATCTGCTCGCGCCCTACGCGCGCGGCGGCAAGATCGGCCTGTTCGGCGGCGCCGGGGTCGGCAAGACCGTGCTGATCATGGAACTGATCCACAACATCGCCAAGAAACACGGTGGCTTTTCGGTTTTCGCCGGGGTCGGCGAGCGTACCCGCGAAGGCAACGACTTGTGGAACGAAATGAAAGAATCCAACGTGTTGGACAAGACCGCTCTGGTCTACGGGCAGATGAACGAACCGCCCGGCGCTCGTGCCCGCGTGGCGCTGTCGGCGCTGACCGTGGCGGAGTACTTCCGCGATCAGGAAAACCAGGACGTGCTGCTGTTCGTTGACAACATCTTCCGCTTTACCCAGGCCGGTTCCGAGGTTTCGGCGCTGCTCGGCCGCATCCCCTCGGCTGTCGGTTATCAGCCGACCCTGTCCACCGAAATGGGCGAGTTGCAGGAGCGTATCACCACCACCAAACACGGCTCCATCACCTCGGTACAGGCCATCTACGTGCCCGCCGACGACCTTACCGACCCGGCGCCGGCCACCACCTTTGCGCATCTCGATGCCACCACGGTTCTTTCGCGACAGATCGCCGAGCTCGGCATCTACCCGGCCGTCGACCCGCTCGACTCCAGCAGCCGGATTCTCGATCCGCAGGTGCTCGGCGAAGAGCATTACCAGGTTGCGCGTGACGTGCAGTATGTGCTGCAGCGCTATAAGGATTTGCAGGACATCATCGCCATTCTGGGGATGGACGAGTTGTCCGAAGAGGACAAGCAGACCGTCTCGCGGGCGCGCAAGATCCAGCGCTTCTTGTCCCAGCCGTTCCACGTGGCGGAGATTTTTACGGGTACGCCGGGCAAATACGTGGAACTGAGCGAGACCATCCGCGGTTTCAAGGAGATCGTTGAAGGCAAGCACGACAGCGTGCCCGAGCAGGCTTTCTACATGGCCGGCGGCATCGACGAAGTACTGGAGAACGCCGCCAAGATGGCGTCGTAA